One genomic window of Coffea eugenioides isolate CCC68of chromosome 1, Ceug_1.0, whole genome shotgun sequence includes the following:
- the LOC113770971 gene encoding uncharacterized protein LOC113770971 — MKMMKAVKKLKFWSRKQKKRKKKKKALFIDNPPPPPCHCQYQYYCPPYEPSAPPLPTSSSSSSWVEYDHEAQDTVYANSKFISFTSSNPAQVQDPTFGPQDFGSVPQPRPQDPTMPAAASITSYQQYMVPNPAYGVPLLPQVRRERRGGTFGCMFAFRAHLFRCFFPCFHIREAKR, encoded by the coding sequence ATGAAGATGATGAAGGCCGTGAAGAAGCTCAAGTTCTGGTCAAGAaagcagaagaagaggaagaaaaagaagaaggcaTTGTTCATTGAtaacccaccaccaccaccatgcCATTGTCAGTACCAATATTACTGTCCGCCGTATGAGCCCTCTGCTCCACCATTACcaacatcatcatcttcatcatcatggGTTGAGTACGATCACGAGGCTCAAGACACCGTCTATGCAAACTCTAAGTTTATCTCATTTACCTCATCAAACCCAGCTCAAGTTCAAGATCCCACATTTGGTCCACAAGACTTCGGTTCGGTTCCACAACCCAGACCGCAAGATCCTACAATGCCAGCTGCTGCCAGCATTACTTCCTATCAGCAGTACATGGTGCCAAATCCTGCTTACGGTGTTCCACTTCTACCTCAAGTTCGAAGAGAAAGGAGGGGTGGAACCTTTGGGTGCATGTTTGCCTTCAGGGCTCATTTGTTTCGTTGCTTCTTTCCATGCTTCCACATTCGGGAAGCCAAAAGGTGA
- the LOC113770981 gene encoding uncharacterized protein LOC113770981, which yields MDGAANRTSGRAGAEGTLRDSWGKWKAGFKVNLRLTNNMTAKLWGIPKWLEMAWNSGERRVILETDSKAALDLIQGAGSESPLSNLIPLIRNYTRMQILTEFQQELRELIGADILGAATPRFVPT from the exons ATGGATGGAGCTGCAAACCGTACCTCTGGAAGGGCAGGAGCCGAAGGTACCCTCAGAGATAGTTGGGGGAAGTGGAAAGCTGGTTTTAAAGTGAATCTTAGGCTAACTAATAATATGACAGCAAAACTATGGGGAATACCTAAATGGTTAGAAATGGCTTGGAACTCTGGAGAACGAAGAGTGATTTTGGAAACTGATTCAAAGGCAGCTTTGGATCTAATACAAGGAGCAGGTTCGGAATCACCATTATCCAATCTGATACCTCTCATCAGGAATTACACAA GAATGCAGATTCTAACTGAATTTCAACAGGAATTGCGGGAATTGATTGGAGCAGACATTTTGGGGGCTGCGACCCCACGTTTTGTCCCTACTTAA
- the LOC113770990 gene encoding protein FAR1-RELATED SEQUENCE 5-like, which produces MAIGQASSSRYIALNDKVEDNGNRCKIINSTTCCIADRVTGQGDAGEHVSIGGGNEIAAFGVIDDADVCSMVFESTKEAESFYMLYPRAIGIGVRKGYKRKDKNGIVCLRSWVCNKEGERHEKHINKRDRIREPKAIRRVNCKARFKIRFDHVKQKYVVEEFVSRHCHRLCSPESV; this is translated from the coding sequence ATGGCTATAGGACAAGCATCAAGCAGCCGGTATATTGCCTTGAATGACAAAGTAGAAGACAATGGTAACAGATGCAAAATTATAAATTCGACAACGTGTTGCATAGCAGATAGGGTAACAGGGCAAGGGGACGCAGGGGAGCATGTCAGTATAGGTGGGGGAAATGAAATAGCCGCATTTGGTGTTATTGATGATGCAGATGTATGTAGCATGGTGTTTGAAAGTACTAAAGAAGCGGAATCGTTCTATATGCTATACCCAAGAGCAATCGGTATTGGGGTGCGCAAAGGCTacaagagaaaagataagaatgGGATTGTCTGTCTCAGATCATGGGTTTGTAATAAGGAAGGTGAAAGACATGAAAAGCACATAAATAAAAGGGATCGAATAAGGGAACCAAAGGCAATAAGAAGAGTAAACTGTAAAGCACGTTTCAAGATTCGATTTGATCATGTGAAACAGAAGTACGTTGTTGAAGAATTTGTTAGTAGACATTGCCACCGTTTGTGCAGCCCTGAAAGTGTGTAG
- the LOC113770995 gene encoding protein FAR-RED IMPAIRED RESPONSE 1-like, giving the protein MRSHRKVGKSDLHQAIVMQQACIRPSHIMRLLVVQAGGYHNLGFHVTNMYNELNRQRQIAVAHGDGESAIAFLSGKQGGDLNLYFKYAVDGHGHLNRLLWADSVSRDDYRCFGDVFVFDSTYNTNHYKFPLIVLHGVNNHYSTCIFACALIVREGDEGYDWVISTFLEAMDGRKPIVVVTDRDKSMQKFIKKFMPTAKHRLCNFHLQMNASTNIRDKGFLEPFKTYMFMNYTPDKFETRWAKVVSRFGFEDNEWVQKMHWKREL; this is encoded by the coding sequence ATGAGGTCACATAGGAAGGTTGGGAAGTCGGACTTACATCAGGCAATAGTTATGCAACAAGCTTGCATAAGACCAAGTCACATAATGAGGCTACTTGTTGTACAGGCTGGAGGCTATCATAACTTAGGATTCCATGTAACAAATATGTACAATGAGCTAAATCGGCAAAGGCAAATAGCAGTTGCTCATGGGGATGGTGAATCAGCAATCGCATTCTTGTCAGGCAAGCAAGGTGGTGATCTCAATTTATATTTCAAATATGCAGTAGATGGCCATGGCCATCTGAATCGGCTGCTTTGGGCTGATTCAGTGTCTAGAGATGACTATAGATGTTTTGGTGACGTGTTTGTGTTTGACAGCACCTATAATACCAACCACTACAAATTTCCATTGATTGTCCTACATGGGGTGAACAATCACTACTCAACATGCATATTTGCCTGTGCTCTGATAGTTCGTGAAGGAGATGAGGGATATGATTGGGTAATCAGTACATTCTTGGAAGCAATGGACGGAAGGAAACCAATAGTAGTTGTAACTGATAGGGACAAGTCTATGCAAAAGTTCATTAAAAAATTCATGCCGACGGCTAAGCATAGACTTTGCAACTTCCATTTGCAGATGAATGCATCCACAAATATAAGAGATAAAGGCTTCCTGGAGCCGTTCAAGACATACATGTTTATGAATTATACACCGGACAAGTTTGAAACGAGGTGGGCAAAGGTTGTTAGTCGTTTTGGGTTTGAAGATAACGAATGGGTTCAGAAGATGCACTGGAAGAGGGAGTTATGA